The genomic DNA TTGTTGCGTCATTGTGTGAATGCCTCCATGAGAACTCTGGCtgagagaagaaaaatggagtCATTGGTAAGTATTTGGATTTTTCTTTAAGGATCTATAGTCCGACTTACACTGTAATTCAGGAATCTCTTAAGAGGCAGAATTAAATCCAAAACCAAGGTGTTTACAATGCAAAATCCTACAATTCTCAGACTTCTGGCCCCGTTTAATCCTTAAAATGTGGGGTCAGAATGCCAAAGGGCTTTTTGTTACTGGGTTTTATGTCTATCAGTACTTGTCATATTAGAGACAATGCATGTTGCCATATTTTCTAAAACAAGAGTGTTATAGGAAGatggcattttaaaaaatgttaaagtaCTCTTTGAGAGAAAGTGGAAAAAGCTAAATGTATTAGTATGaaaatagtttctctctctcagatCCCTTAAAGGGCTCTTGAGGACTACCAGGGAGGCCATAGCCCACACTTTGAAAACTGCTGGTCAAATCTAAGGCCCAATAGTAATGAAAAAGTCCACAAAAATGAAGctcacttttaaaattaaaatccaaatacacacacactgtcattGAACCAAATATTCCTACTTACAGCTTTAACTAGAAGCCCAAGCTCACCATGGCCAAATTTAACAACTGAACACATGTGTTTTAGTTCCTTTACAATGTCTGCTTAATCCTGTCTATGTTGAGCTGTTTTCTTTAAattgggagagacagaaaaataaaaggagtttAAACAACAGTCCTTACACTCCACTTAAGAACAAACTCACCATTTATGGAGCATCCTGCGAAAACTCTGATAAATTTGAGGAAAACGTGGGGAAAGTTTTCCTTTAAGCATAGTAAGAGAAATattataacctgacaccttacagGCACCATGCATCTCATTGGATTGTTCTTTTTAGGACAAAACATTAGAGGAATTGAGGATCAGATTTGGGTCTTTCCCAAAGTACCATGGCAGGTATGTCACAGAATGGGATCAAAAGTCATCAGATTCCTGTTGTGGCATTCTCCCCACCAGCACTCCCTTGGGTCTCGGGGGGCGGATACAGTGCAGGACAGCTCCAAATCTGTAGTACTTCTGCCTCTTCAACCAGTTACCAACACTAAGGCAGTCTGGAAGGGACACCAATGTTGCCTGAATGGCTGCAATGACTCTTCCATCAATGCATGCAAAATGGAACTTCATGCGAAATAATTGTCAGGTTTTCTTTCTGAGCCAGTTGATATTGGCAGTTCATTCACAGCTCCAAGGGAAAAGTAAAAATTCTGCAGtttaaaagaaaccacaacattCAACAGCAATGAAAATGAAATCTATGTGAAGCTAGAACTAGATTAAttgtgcacctggcacaaagcagacTTTGCACTGTTCCTCCAGCaattggagagaaaaaaaaaaaacacagttctTCATTTAATGGAAAATAGCCTCAATTATCTTGAGGCAAAAACTTTATACAAAATCAATaggaaaatgattttaaaaattattttaattaaacttAAGTGCTTTAAGATTCTGTGGGATGGGTAGGAAAGAGATGTAAcagtaaaaatcaataaaacagcaaaaaagAAACTATTGTCATGAATAAGGAAAggatttttaatatcttttcccTATCACTAACACACCTACTTCAGAAAGAGCATGTGTCATTCAAAGATAATAAGCAAACACTCGTTTGGGGAATGGAGGAAATCAATAAGAAACGCTGTCTACAGAGCAAGTCAAACGACTGACTTTCTGCATGTCAGTAATCATATACTgtgccctctctatttctgagcTACTTCTAAAATGAAGCTCAGTGATATGCATTTTCCTTTCAAAGTTAACAAAAGTTgggtaagaatttaaaaaaaagggcaagtttCATCTTCAAAAATTCAATAGCATGTTGTGGGGTGCTATACAAAATGTTGAGTCACTCCCCATATCTGGATCAGTGACACTATCTTTACACATGAAGACTTCCACTAGTATGTGTTTTCATCTTCATATGTCCTTTAGCAAAATgagaatgactcatagttttgcAAAAGGAAACACAACTAATGAAAATCAAATCAGAGAACATAATGTGGTATGCTACAAGGGCCCAGTAAGCTAAATCAATGCACATGTATGCCATGGTAAAGTGCTAGAAAGTTCTTTCATTAGTACTTGAAAAATGATTACAGTAAAAAGTTTGCAGCTTCATTTGATGGTGGTGACCACAGGCACCATAGCAATGCCACTGGCTGAGCTGGAGTTGATGATGTCTTCATACTCCGGTGGTGGGTCTAAGTGAGGCTCTGTTTCACTCCTGCGTAGGTTCACCTGCCCAGTGGCTTCCTCATAGGTTGGTGGGGGGTCACAGTTGGACAGGCGAGTGGAGACAGAATCTGAGCGCCCAACTACATATTCCAGAAAGCCCGGTGACAATCCGCTGCTATCAAACACTTCATCTGGTGCTGGAGGTGGAGTGATAATGTTAAGGTGCTGAGGGAAAGGAATGTGACCATCAGTCACTGTCTGTCTGCGAGTTTTGTTTCTCAGGAAGCATCTCCAGATGAGGAAAATGACCAGGAGGATAATTAAGAGGCCGAAGATTAATGGAAAGGTGAGATAAAATTGAAACCAGTCACTTCCTCTGTTACTCTCTCCTTGTTGTGCTTTGGTGTAGGTGTTCCAAAACTCCTTCTGGAAAATGAAAGACAAATGCATTGAAAATCAGTATgatcaaaaaatgggaaaagtctcTTAAAAGGTCAGTCACAACACAAGAttacaagaaagaaaagatttttaaatattttcatcagGAATAGTGATTTCGCCTTTACCAATTATACAAAATAAGCTCctgtttaaaaaaatgtcagaTATTACTTTCCACGCTTCTTAGCACCAAAGTATAATGCTACATGCTGTTTTAGACTGTGGTGGGTTTTTAATACAAAACACTCCATAGATGAAAACCTTGTCTTCGGGgactcgggctgtagcgcagcgggttaagcgcaggtggtgcaaagcacaaggaccggcataaggatcccggttcgaaccccggctccccacctgcaggggagtcgcttcacgggcggtgaagcaggtctgcaggtgtctgtctttctctccccctctctgtcctatccaacaacgacaacaacagtaataactacaacaataaaacaacaagggcaacaaaagggaataaataaataaaataaattaaagaaaacctTGTCTTCTAATGGTGCTGTTGGATGGGGGCACCAGACTTTCTCCTCGGTTGACTGATAAAGTTTCAGCTAGTGAAAATTGTAAGGTTATTTTCAAACCTAGGCTATAACCTCAAAAGACATGTGGTGAGTAACTGAAACTCGTTTGTACGGGCAAATATTGAAAAACATTTTGCAGAGTCTGACACAGTTTTGTTGAAATTTGGTAGTTCGTTTTACTTGGGTAGTTACATCCCACATAAGAGAAATCattagagctggggagatagtattaatggttatacaaaagactcatgcctgacgctctaggtttaatttaatccccagcagtgctctggtctatttcttaaaattttttctttttaaaaaaatatatttattttaaatatttattacctttagttgtcgttgtgggataggacaggggggagagaaagatagacacctgcagacctgcttcaccgcctgtgaagcgactcccctgcaggtgggggaaaaaataagatattttagtCATTTGATAATTTTCTAAATGACCTAACTGACTTTACCTTGCATGATCAAGCTTAAGTTAATAATCATGTTGTGAAAAGTAAGAtttcttttattagtggtttaaggtaacaggtacaattcccaccacctgagttgcccatcacttcccttttttttttttatcattctcaGAGTATGGGccgaagatctttatggggtgcagaaggtgggacatctggcttctgtaattgtttttctttcatttgtattTGGGTGTAGGGGGGAGGTCCTAGTAGTTTACAGTGCAGAAGATTTCATCTTCCTTatgagctgaatagtattccattaagtATATACAGCACAATTTCTGCATCTAGCCATCAGTTGATGGATATTAAGGTGTTTCTACATCTAGTGCTGCTGTCAACTTAAGGGTGTAGATGgtatttctattctatttttagTTTAAGGAAGTTTCTTTCATCCCATACTCTTGAGAACACATGTGTTTTAAGTCTTTTTGAAAAAGATTATCATACTTATAGCTGCGAGGTAAAAGCTCATTGTGGCCTTGAATCACATTTTCATAAGTGAAGTTGAAAGCATGGCAGCATCTCACCCAGGAGAGCTTGTGCCTTCCTCTAACATCCAAGGCCCTGAGATCACAGGGAAGCTCTATGGTTGACAAAATAAGTGCATCTTTTaaaatcataaagaaaaataCTCAGGGAGTCTGCTCAGGTGGTATCAAACTTCTGGGAGATCTTGGGTTTATTCCCAGtattgcaaaataaaataagcaaatttgAACATCTGCCTTCTTTGGAGAAgtagctttgtctttttttttttcaaggggaTTGTTGGTTGAGGAATTTTTTGTGTAATATATGTCTTCTCCCAGTCAGTAGGGTGGTGGTTCCATTTTTGTGGTAGTCTGTTTTGCTGTACAAAAGCTATTTCCATTTCATATATAGTCCTATTTTTACTTTCATCTCCATTGGAGTAGAGTTTCCAGACACCCTGCAGTTGTTATCTAGGAATATATTGCTTGTTTTTTTCATGTATATAGTGCTGAATATCTGGTTTTCACTACTAATATTTTGTCATTTGAAATGTTgtgtattgggggccaggcagtggcacacataatACTGCTTTGTACTGAAATACTGGGTCTCAAGTATGCATGCTCAGTGCTTTAATGGCAGTAAACTTgacattatttaatttttgccaccagatgAGGCACTACCAGTCCCTGAACTCTTCCTCCCCTTCAGTGTACCatctgcctttttattttttggagaaaCAATATGCTGttacttgaagcttcccccttgcataaTACACAACCCTGAAGCCATGTGCACATTACAAGGTGAACCATTTTCTGGtccccaatgattttttttttttttgctttaatgggaccaggtgcaccactgccttaaCCCTTGGTGATACAAAACTTAATTTTGCCAGGTAGGAGTACTCTTGGTCAGAATCTATCACTTTGAACACTGTCCTGACCCCACAAACTTTCAAGTGAAAAAAATCTGCTTTTAACAGGTTGTCTTAGCTATTTCTCTGTAGATAGCATgttttttcccctaacattttagtAATGTCTTAGTCTATTTAGTTAAGAATTCAGCTATTA from Erinaceus europaeus chromosome X, mEriEur2.1, whole genome shotgun sequence includes the following:
- the PRRG1 gene encoding transmembrane gamma-carboxyglutamic acid protein 1; the protein is MGRIFLTGESANAVLKRYPRANGLFEEIRQGNIERECKEEVCTFEEAREAFENNEKTKEFWNTYTKAQQGESNRGSDWFQFYLTFPLIFGLLIILLVIFLIWRCFLRNKTRRQTVTDGHIPFPQHLNIITPPPAPDEVFDSSGLSPGFLEYVVGRSDSVSTRLSNCDPPPTYEEATGQVNLRRSETEPHLDPPPEYEDIINSSSASGIAMVPVVTTIK